The genome window ATCTGCCTATTGCCaccacagggcccctccccccagcccttcgaCTGCACCCATCCCCCCAGAGCCCCTGGGCTGGGAAACGGGGGGGGGACCGGGGAGGCTCCCAGAAATAGGGAAGCCAGATCCCAACAGACtagccccatgcagcaccccccccGAGACTCCACAGACCCCCCAGAAcccaccccagcctcctccccaccccgccctcaGACCCCCTCCCCGCCGGACCCCATGGCTCCGCCCCCACAGACACCACCCCCACGAGTGTCCACAGGCCTCAGCCACAGCCCTCCCCGACCCGCGTCACCAGCCCCCTCACCGCTGtagccccctttcccttcctctgccatcGAGGGGGGGCTTCGCGCGCCGctcctgggcgggggaggggaaggaaaatcTCCTACTTAGCCGAGCGGGGGGAACCAGGCAACCGATTCCACCGCTCGGCTCCGCTGCCCCAGCGCATGCGTAAACAGCTCCCGGAAGGTGCGCATGCGGTGGGTGGGACAACCGAAGGCATTGCGCATGCGTAGTTCAGCAGCTCATGAGTACAGGGCGTCCGACACTTTCCGTTGAGAAGATACGCGTGCGCCGAGTTACGCCTCCCCTTATTTGCTTCCGAGGAGGCGGAGCTATTACGCATGCTCAGAAAAGCCCGACCTCTCAACGCGGTTGAGAAAGCTGGGCTGCGCATACTAGCCAAGCGCCCCCTTGCATTGCAGGGCGGTAGCTGCTggaaggatgggttcccaggGACGGAGTTCTTCTTAGGCCGCGGGTTCGAATCTGTCCTGCAGCGACCGccaggaccctccccccccgcaggggAATCTGCGTTCAAGTTGCATCTGAACAAAGAATGTGACAGAGCGACCCCTTCTATCTCATTATCTGCCTttgctcctcttccttcccccatccctaaGGTCCTGGGTTCAAGTTTCACTGGGGATCCTGGTCTACATTTGGTGGTTGCAGCAGCCACCATCTGCCTCAGTCCCCGGGATTAACCCCAGTGCAGGCACCCAGTTTCAGCAGCCAGGAGTGTTATTATtattccttcccctccttgcACTGCAAGACACACACGCTCCCAGGGGGCCTCAACTGTGGCAGAAGATCCTGCTTGCCCTGTGCTCTTCTTGTGCTGGGGCTGATGTATATCAGAGGGATGCTATTCTAGCagtcaaatccagcttcaggGGCAAAGGAGGTGTAGAAAGGTGTGAGGGGTGGCAGAAGCAGCCTATCTCCAGTGCTGTGTGCCAAAATTAAGATACGTGCTCCCAGGATGAGCAAGTACAAAGTCAACCCTTTCTCCACTTGCCATTTCACCCTCAGTCCCTGGAGGCAGGAGATCAAGTAGAAACCACAGGTTTCATTTTAACATTACCCTAAGGTTTCTAGCCCCCATGTTTGGAGAGAAAAGATGAAAATCATTATCAGAGCCCAAAAATGATTTTATAAAATAGAAATCTGGTGATTTTTATGGAAGGaaattcatgatttttttaagaacacaagagcagccatactgggttagatcaatggtccacctagcccagaatcctgtcttccaacagtggccaatgccaggtgccccagacagaatgaacagaataagtagtcatcaagtgatccctcccctgtcaccccgccctagcctctgacagagactagggacacctttcctacccagtctagctaatagccattgatgaacctattttccatgaatttatctagttcttttttgaacccgttAAAGTacttgtcttcacaacatcctctggcaaggcgttccaaAGGATgactctgtgctgtgtgaagaaatgcttccttttgttttaaacctgctacctattaatttcaattggtgacccctagttcttgagtTATGGGGAAAAGTaggtaacttttccttatttactttctccacacaagtcatgattttatacacctctattgTATCCCCCTtgcttagtcttctcttttctaagatgaaaaggcccagtctttttaatctctcttcatatggcagccattccaaacaactaataatttttgttgccctttttttgaactttttctaatgtcaaggtatcttttttaagatgaggctaccacatctgcacacagtattcaaaatgtgggtgtacaGATGTGGTAGCCTCAtggattcatagaatactagaacaggaagggaccttgagaggtcatcaagtacagtctCCTGTACTCCCAGAAGGATCAAAtatcatctagatcagggctactcaactttggaagccccgggggccacattgatactcacagcacatgccgagagctgcaacttaagtgtggttgcatatacatgcaaatagatatgcaaatagcttatttcacactgataggcatgaatacaaagattaagccttaagccatggTGCTGGACCCAAACATGGTCAGTGTGAGCCAGTCTGCACTTCTCAGGCTCTGCCGACAAGgttaagcagccagcacttcccacaatgccccaatgctcccagcacctcttcctgggggctagaaatgccaacaccctgtaccagtcagttccagccagcccatctgcttgcatgCTTCGatgctcaccctgcctgagaTGCCTCGCCAtcgtggagcatgttcccagtggaggccatgttcaaagcatCCCACTTACGGGTCAATGTTGAgctctgcgtaaacccaaactacaTCGCAGGCCTCAAATGGGGAATGTGCTGCAAGTGGctcacgtgttgagtagccctgatttaagaATCATTtccgatagatgtctatctaacctgctcttgaatgtctccaatgatagagattccataacctccctaggcaatttattccagtgtttaaccatcctgaaaggaagttttttctaaggtacgtctacactgcacactttgttttgaaataagcaatagTTTCGAAATAGCaagtttacactgcagggaagcctcaaaatgagtccaaggccggcttccctaatgtagacgtgctatctcgatttagagctgcaagaggcactggggaagaataacctagaatggccctggtgaggggctatttcaaaatagcagcagtggagcatgtaaGCATCTAcacatgtcttatttcaaaatagctatttcagaatagccattattcctcataggatgaggttttcagatttcggaataaggtgtctgttatttcaaaataatggaatggctgtgtagacacattgttatttcgaaataactctagttatctcgaaataacggtgcagtgtagatgcaccccaatgtccatcctaaacctctcttgttgcaatttaagcccattgcttcttgtcctatcatcagaggtcaaggagaaaaaTGTCTCTCCCTACTCATTACACCcttgtaggtacttgaaaattgctaacacaggggtggccaactcattctgggcaaagaggcaagatagcagtggatccagcaCAAAGAACCGGAGCAAAGCTGTCGagcaaaacaagacaaaaaaagtCTAAAtaaggctctgcccctttaagaaactgcatttaaatgcattttgagGTTTCTTGGCCACAGCAGGCTCCTGCTGCCTTCCaccatctttatttctgcagctttcatggcTGCTCTGGAGAGCTcccctgcccagcagggccagcctgagcccttttggtgccctgggcccaggcgcacggccccacccccccaaggtgcgcaggcctgcccccggggcacatgtgctgcccagcccggcccagccagcgTTGCTGGCACGcgtgctgggccgtgcagggccccgcggccgtggggggaagggcactgctggccggctctgcagggccagtgctgcgggagccgggcacgcggcgcctgatggcagctgtaagtgatgctgcgcgccccttacagctgccatcaggtgcccctcaTCAGTTgacgccccgggcagctgcccagctcgcccatgcctcagtccagccctgctggatGTGGCTCACaaaacacccacccacccatgaCTTGAAAGCCACCCCAAAAAACagtcctctcctggctccctgtgctgacctgggcagcaAGGCCGGACTCAGGTTGGCCTCAGCTGTGCTAAcatatcccctctcaatcttctcttttccaaactaagacccagttctttcagtcttccctcatgactcatgttctctagacctttaagcatttttgttgctcttctttatacactctccaatttctccacatctttcttaaaatgtggtgccctgaattagacacaatactccaactgaggcctaatcagtgcagagcagagcggtaGATATTATCTGgctcattctctatcccttttttaacgattcctaacattgtttgcttttgtgactgatgctgcatattgagtgatgttttcagagaatgagccacagtgactccaagatctctctctcgagtggaaatagctaatttagttaccatcattttgtacatataatttgggattatttttccaataggCATTACCaagattaaaattcatttgccattttgccaattcatttgggggagggatagctcagtggtttgagcattggcctgctaaacccagagttgtaaattcaatccttgtagaggccatttagggatttggggcaaaaatttgtcaggatggtacttggtcctgctgtgaaggcaggggactggacttgatgacctttcaaggtcccttccagttctaggagataggcaatctccattaatttttaattttttttttgttgcccagtcacagtTTTGTGAGGTCTTTTTGAatctcttcacaatctgctttggacttcactatcttgagcagtttggtatcatctgcacattttgtcacctcactgtttactcctttctccagatcatttatgggtatgttgaataggattggtctcagtacagatccctgcaggacctctctccattctgaaaactgaccatttattcctgctgTGTCCTATTTCTCAAATAGTTATCCAtccataagaggaccttccctcttataaCACAACTTatttgagagcctttggtgagggaccttgttaaaggctttctggaattcTAAGTACATTATAGCCAGTGTATTCTCCTTGTCCATATCTTGTTGATGCCCTTTGAGATAGGTACTATTGCAAACTTTGCAGTATGGATTGTCACAACTCTGTGCAGTACCAGCACAACAGTGCCCTAGAGTAGTTTCAAGGCACTACCACAAATCAACTAATGAACTAGGGGTAGAAAGTGGGAGGCATGGAACCTGAAGAGGAGCAACTGGTGAGATGGATGCTTTCCAGGATCCTTGAGACTACAAGAGATCCCCTCACAAACATCATCCACAACCAGCCACATTCCCCCAAAACATGCCCAAGGCAGTATCTTTGGAGGACCATAACATATTGCTTGCTTTATTACTGTGGACCAGGGAGTATATGCATTATATGGGcaggtggggggcggaggggaggaagTGTTCCACAGCTCCTCTAGGAATCAGTAACCCAGGGTGCAAGTGAGGTGAATTACTTTAGGTTGTAACTTTTGGCTTTTCTAGAgagcaacaggaaaaaaaaaaaaaggatttttgctCTAAAGAGGTAAGCTGACTCAGGGCCTTTTCTCTGACCCAGCAGACAGATCTGcctaaggctgtctacactgccagattCAGCATTAAAACTTTAGTCAGTAAGGGGCATGAAAAAACACTCCAACAGATAAAAATTTTCATACTGAAAAGCATAAGTATAGACAATATTTTATCACCTGGAGTGCAGCTCCTACTGCTCatttgggatggggagggggttaAATTGCGAGGAGAGCTCTCCCTTGGCTATAGAGTGATTACACTGCCCATGCCACATAGCCTGGGTAGGAGATCCCAACCCTTGCGGAACAGTTCAAAATATTTTAGTCCACTGGGGCCCCAGAAAACAGCTGGGTGATCTCCACTGTAAGTATGCCTCTAGGATCTTCATTTTCCTAAAACGTTCTTCATGCTTTTACCTAAAGAATGCATGTTCTCAAAGAGCAGCATAGTGATTAGTAGCTGCTGGCAATGCACTGGTCATAGTTATAAGGCACTGGCCTGAGACAAACTGGCTTGCTGGAGGTACTACAGCATAAAGCTGTGCATCCTTCAAACCCGTCAGGATGAAGTAAGAGAAGAGTTTCTGTTCAGAGACCATTGACACTTGGAGATCAGGGTGGGCCACAGGAGGGGATACAGCTGCTGTTATCCTGAAACTGCAGCACCTACTTTGCCATGAATTATGGGACTTGTCATGACACTAATCTCAGCGAACCCCAATGAGCTGGGGAATCCTTCCACCCATCCCCTGCAAGGGAGGGGCGTGTCTCCTTTCACATGTGCTTCTTCCTGGTTCTGATGCCCTGAGATGACCTTCCCAGTCTGGCACTCTCCTGGTGCTCAGCACATCCATCAGCATTTAATTATCCTACTAGCAGCAGCCCTTTTGCCCCCATCCCAGCATCTCAGGGGAGGATGGGGTGTTTTCCCTCCTCTCTTGGAGAGTACTCAGCAGCTTCCAGTTAGAAGCAGTAGCCAAGCACAagtccctccccttccttccatcCAAACCCCAGATCCAGCTGACCTAGGTGGAAGGAGAAGGCACACTGAGCTCAATGCAGCTACAGGAGACTGTGTGGCACTagtatctcccctcccccagctgatgAGCAGGCTCAGCCCAGGACCAGAAGGTCACCCCCAACAGCTTGTTAAGGTAGGAGACAAAAACAGAAAGGCCTCAGGTTGGCAAACATGaccctccacttcccccaccctagACAACAGGGGCatacctcctccccagcctcatgCCATCCCCAGGGTCCAACCCACAGGAGACATATGGCTCACAGCAGGCTGGGTTACAGTCAAGCTTTAATTTGTTTCCAGACTGACTCTACACCTACCCCTCCCAACTAGGGAGGGGCAAATCAGACCCCTCCTCTTCTCCACTGGACATAGGCCTGTGCCCATCACATGACTGCAAAGAAGCTCTTATTAGCTAGAATGGGCAGCACCCACATTGGAATGTTAAGACCAGATGATTATGGGAAAGAATCCTGGGGGGAGAAGGGCTAAGGTCATAGCAGGCTCACACCCAGTGGTCATCTCACCATGATCAGGGCCTTAAGGCCCTGGGCTAGGCCAGGGCTTACATCAACCGTTGAATGGGGCACAGTGTGAGAGTGCCAGCACAAGGGAGGAATAaggcccctgccctccctccaccaTTCTGCTGTTGTAAGGGGCAACATCACATAAGGGGGTGGAGTTTAGCAGGATCACAGAGAGGGGGGCACCATGGCCTGCCACCTCCTATGATCTTACAGGAAGGTGGCGCACACAGATCCTGCTGAGAGCACAGTGGAGGTTACTGAGTTCTGATGCCCTCTGCACAACCACAGCTCAGGTACAAAGAGCCcagtgctgctcccctcccaccccaggggctctCAGCACAGCACTCAGAGCACCTGCAGCCACAGGAGAGTCTTGGGAAGGCCAGTCAGTGGTGCTCTTTAGGCAACAGAGCAACAGcaagggtctgggggagggggcgagaaAGACACACCCACCTCTCCCTCAGCACTGAGAGCCTTACAGACACCTATCCAACAGTCAAGGCCCGCCCCAGCTTCTGTGGCACCAACATGGCCAGGGTGGGGTGCAgagtgggtggctctgtgcttaGGGCAGCCCCATAGATATGGAAGAAGGGAAACTTAAATACACAAAATAAAACTGGGAGTGGGAGGCACAAGGCTAACCCATCACTCAGCCAAATACCCCACAGGGCTGGCAAAGGCACGTCTGGGGGCaacctcttccccacacacacctggaaATTACTAGGGGACAGTTGGTCCTGGCTGTAGACAGCTGGTGAGCCCCCACACAGGATAGGGGGAGGGGTAGCCCCATATGAGGAGGTGAGGTGGGCTCTGGCGAGAGTCCCAGCTCCAGAGGCTACTCCACCGTGGATGTCAGCACCCCACAGTCAGCGCCCTTTGCTGCATGGTCCTGGCGCGCTCATATAGGGGAACCAAAGCACCTGCTTGCCCCCCCTCAGTCTTGGGAGTTCCCAGCGCAGTAACTGAGTCCACGGGTCACAGCATGAGGACCGAGAATCCCTCTGGCACCAGGCTGCCCCACCTGGGAGAAAACTAAGTCTGGCGCACAAATGTCCACAAGTGGCTCTGCCAAAGAGAGGGAAGGGGCTCCAGGTGCTGTGGGAGGGCAGGTGCAAGAGGACAGCTCAGGCCAGGAACACCACAAAGATGATGAAGAAGACAATAAGGATGAGGAAGATCTTGACCATGAGCCAGCGGTTGGAGGTAACTGACTGGAAGTATTTGAGGATCTCGGAGTGCGCGGCCTCCACATTAAGCTGGGCGTCCTCCACGTTGGCATCAATCCTGCAGATAGAGATGGGAAACAATGGAGTGACAGTGCCCCGGGGCTTCTCCACCCACCAGGCCAAGCCTCAGAGGAAGAGTTCCAGGCTCTGGATGGGGCAGAGAGAACACTTGCCCCAAAGGGTACAGAAGATTACAAGCTGGAACAGGACTAAAGCCCCCACTAAAGTTGCAGAGAAGGAAGCAAGAAACTGCCCAGCCATGCCTATGAAGCTGGTACCTCTGGATGGTCTCCTCTTGCTCCTTCACCATGTGTGCCAGCTGCTGGAAGATGGAGCCCAGCTCCACAATGGTGGATTCAATGTTTTGCATGGTGTCTGCCCGGCTCTGGATATATGAATCCTACCAAAGCAAAGGAGAGTCAGTATCTGGGTCAACCATCATCCTGTCTCTAGAACAGccttccccatctcccccccaccagcacctgtTCATCGATCAGCTGCAGCTGTTGGTTTGTCCGGCTGTCCATGTCAATGGCTACATCCCCTGCCCGCCGGGGCTCATCCTGCAGCATTGCAGAGCCACCTGCAGAGAGAAGCCAATGCTGTCAAGGCTGCTGGAGACAGGAGAGCCCTGCAGCCAAGCCCCAGGTCTCTGAAAGCCAGGCTCCCAGAGAGGCAAGGTCCAGCCCTGCCTCAACATAGGAAGTTACTTGCTTGTCTCCATTCCTTAGGGGACAGcatctctccccctttcccctcccctccccacacacacacagtatgcaACTTCCCTCCTCTGAGCATCCTCCCAAGGGGCTCTGGGCTCACCCAAATTAccggcagcaaggggcagggtggacaTCGGGGTGCGGGAGAAGTGCTCACGTCGGCTCCGCTGCTGTTTCAGGTTCTAGGGGAGCAAGGAGAGATCAGAGCAGCAGTTAGATGGGGGCTGGCAGGCGCTCAGCATGCTAGTTCCCCCCGCGAGGGGAGGGAAAACAAGGGACACTCAGATCTTACCTCTGTTCTCACCTCCAGCACTGACTTGAAATCATTGGACATTGAGGCCAGTTTGGACTGAAAGGGAAGAGGTAAAAGGTCAAAAGGCAGGTGAGAGCTGGGTACTTACTCGGCAATTTCCACTCCAGCTGAAAACAGCAGCCCTCTCCACAATCCCTTCCCCCGACCAGTTCAGAGCTGCCCCAATGTCCTCATCAGCTGTGAGTGCCACCCACTCCCCAGGTCTGTCttttccagcccctctccctctcaCCTGCAACGACACCACGATGGTGTTGGAGTGAGTCTGCACATGCCGCCCACTCTGGCTGCCCTTGGCCCGCACAAACTCCTGCAGCTGGGCAATCTGCTTGTTCAGGCTGTTGAtgtcctgggggagggaaatTGCTCCAGTCTCAGTTGTGGCCCACACCCCCACCTGGTCCCAGTGGCCCTTAGGCTCccacccagctgaggctgctgtTCATAGGCTCCAGCTCCTTTTGTTCctgcccaccccatcccaccttcCAAATAAAGAGGCCATCTCTCCCAGCCACCAGGAGATGCTAGCCCTGCTCCCACTAACCTGTTTAATGATATATGTCAGCTCCTCTATCTCCACTGCCTTGTCATCAAACAGGGACTTCCGTTTGGCCACTGAGGACAGAGGGGTATGGTCAGGGAGTGTCCTATGAGGCCTGACAGGGATTCCTTTCCTCTACCACAAGTGCCCTGCTTTATCATGGCCCCCAGGGTCAGAACTACTCCCCCATTCAGGCCCAGCATCAATTACCCTCCCTTGTTGCTCCATAGCAGCCACAAAGCCCATCCCAACTGAGTGAGAATCTCCAGTTCACAATGGCTATAAAAAAAGCAAGAAGCCATGTTAACCCCAAGTGCTATCAGCAGCCCCTCCATGAAGGAGCCCATACCCCAGACAGCCctcaccctctccctccctccctcctcccctccccggccacTCACAGATGGTCAGCTTCTCCAGCTTGGCAAAAGTGTTGCTGAGATCTTTGCCGATGCGCCTGGGAGGAAACAGAACAGGAGACCAGAGTAAGGGTGGGATCTGTGCTTCCTCAGTTGGGGCCTGCTGACTAAATCATCAGTAGAGCACTTCCTCCTTAGCTCAGCTCTGATCCCAAGGAGAAACCCCTCTCAGCCCCAACCCAGGCAAACCAGCCTATAGCCATCCCACAAGATCCCTTCCCGGCACACTGATCCTGAGTCAGCCCAACATACTCCCAGGTTATCCA of Pelodiscus sinensis isolate JC-2024 chromosome 11, ASM4963464v1, whole genome shotgun sequence contains these proteins:
- the STX5 gene encoding syntaxin-5 isoform X1 — encoded protein: MTTRKRHGSKNTHQGVYLGPSQTQELSPSATTTVASSLPFPDTMSCRDRTQEFLSACKSLQSRQNGLQPNKPTLNAMRQRSEFTVIAKRIGKDLSNTFAKLEKLTILAKRKSLFDDKAVEIEELTYIIKQDINSLNKQIAQLQEFVRAKGSQSGRHVQTHSNTIVVSLQSKLASMSNDFKSVLEVRTENLKQQRSRREHFSRTPMSTLPLAAGNLGGSAMLQDEPRRAGDVAIDMDSRTNQQLQLIDEQDSYIQSRADTMQNIESTIVELGSIFQQLAHMVKEQEETIQRIDANVEDAQLNVEAAHSEILKYFQSVTSNRWLMVKIFLILIVFFIIFVVFLA
- the STX5 gene encoding syntaxin-5 isoform X2 is translated as MTTRKRHGSKNTHQGVYLGPSQTQELSPSATTTVASSLPFPDTMSCRDRTQEFLSACKSLQSRQNGLQPNKPTLNAMRQRSEFTVIAKRIGKDLSNTFAKLEKLTILAKRKSLFDDKAVEIEELTYIIKQDINSLNKQIAQLQEFVRAKGSQSGRHVQTHSNTIVVSLQSKLASMSNDFKSVLEVRTENLKQQRSRREHFSRTPMSTLPLAAGGSAMLQDEPRRAGDVAIDMDSRTNQQLQLIDEQDSYIQSRADTMQNIESTIVELGSIFQQLAHMVKEQEETIQRIDANVEDAQLNVEAAHSEILKYFQSVTSNRWLMVKIFLILIVFFIIFVVFLA